TCAgagctgtataaaaaatattgtgttggtcaatctaattttaattgtaatatacattgaaatgaaactacttttacggattttatcgcggtttaattttagattttagttcccgacgtttcgaaacctttgcaggtatcatggtcacgggcagactgagatggtgttcgtgcagttaaagaacacatagctgacgtcaaacaccgccgctcaacgaagtctgcagtcgccgaacatgctgaaggttccagccattatattagatttgaccaaccacagatcctcgctaaagaatccaaattcctacctaggatgtttcgcgaggctattgagattaaaaaacaccctaatttcaatagagaagatggctggaagatatcacctacttgggatccaataataaataaactcaaggccaaacccaagagcagcgctgcaagacatcaagacacagtgagctcatactgcgtaggtcggaccacaaataattaattaaaatatgaaggtagaacgagcaacatcttctgtcaagacgaacaccatctcagtctgcccgtgaccatgatacctgcaaaggtttcgaaacgtcgggaactaaaatctaaaattaaaccgcgataaaatccgtaaaagtagtttcatttcaatgtctaacattcgcgtaaacctaagaaaccactatgtaatatacatgcaaaacattgtgcacttaaaaatgtgttatgtataaaaaagtatttagaatggtAAAATGTgtaccttttttataataactatcgtgagactgattcattattaaatgatgtaacggtttactcacgcgtatttatcggggtagcccgactagtttcggacccaaccggagtccttaatcatgagcagacgcggcgggatcgcgagtcgaactgacgtcagcggccgcgcatctcgctgcgtagcgtcgcgcccgcgccgtgagcggcggtggggccggcgacgccggtggcgcgggtggggggtctgctgtcgtcattggcatcgtccgtgctcccgtactggttgagtcagtgcatactatgctgaccgcgtcgctttcCAGGCCTGGCTTcgtatgacataacgcagcatttagtgctggtttccacgctggtggcagtgtccatccacgatctctattgaaattcgggtgacggctgatttctatagcctcacgtacttttcgcggcacgaagtatttctccttcgctagtacggaggctttgtcgaaacgtatgtagtgtgccgtccccgcattacacacatgttctgccactgccgacttgtcggtgtccatgttcttcatgctgcgtatatgttcgccaagtctggttgctacattacgccgggtttccccaatatagctcaggccgcagtcgcacggtattttgtatactcccgggaagcctaaaggatccttgtccttgggagagcggatcatctgtcgcagttgtccgggtggccgatagatcgtcttgatgctatatctccggcgtaacaagcgacctatcttgtctgtgacaccctgcacgtatggtaagtacgcaggagtccgctcagcctccgccggacgcttgcgaGCTTCGCCCGCAGATCCCAGGAGACGTCTGCACTTGCGCCACTGATATccgttgcgctctaatacgtcacgtACATGCCTCAGTTCCGCATTGACGTATTCATGGTCGCAGAGAGCgagtgctcggttcagcagcgtacgaggcaccgaagataggtgtgagGGGTGGTGATGGGAGTCGGCTCGTAGGTACCGGTCTGTGTGCGTTGGCTTCCGGTATACGGTATGAGTCACCCGTCCGTTCGGCTCTCGGATGACCAGTACGTCCAGGAACGGTaactttccttctttttcctCCTCTATGGTGACCTCTATCTTCGCGTGCACCCGATTTTGGTGTGACGTCAGGTCCTTCAATGCGTCCCGGGCGACGACAGCAAAGATATCATCTACATATCGCCACCAGTATCGCGGTTTCACGTTTGCAGAGTCTAGTGCTTTTTCCTCAAACCACTCCATGAAGATGTTTGCCACAACGGGCGCCAGTGGTGAGCCCATAGCCACTCCGTCAATTTGGAGGTAAAAGTCCCCTCGCCACAGGAAATATCCACTTTTAAGACAATACGTGATACTCTCAACGTAGCCAGTAGGTAGTGTAGTTCCGCCTAAAAGGGTTGTGATTATTCGTATGACCTCATCTACTGGTACGTTGGTAAACAGCGacgtaatgtcaaaactaaCCATTATATCTGTGTCCTGCAGCTGTATACCCTCTAGCAACTCAACAAAATGACGGGAGTCTCTCACGTAGCTACTCGTTTTGCCCGTGTATGGTTGTAATAGTGTAGCCAGGTGACGCGACAGTTTATAGGTCGGTGCGTCTATCTGGCTAACTATAGGTCGTAGGGGCCAATttgatttgtgtatttttggcaaaccataaatTTTGGGTGGTGTCGGATTGAGTGGACGTAGTTGTGCTACCAGCTCCTTGTCACCGATGATGTGGAGAAGTTTGTTTATCTTCGTCGTGACTCGGGATGTAGGGTTGTAACtaactttacaataaacactTGTGTCGCCCACCATTTGCGTTATCTTGTGTTCGTACGCTTCGGCGCGGCCTGAGCTAtattggggaaacccggcgtaatgtagcaaccagacttggcgaacatatacgcagcatgaagaacatggacaccgacaagtcggcagtggcagaacatgtgtgtaatgcggggacggcacactacatacgtttcgacaaagcctccgtactagcgaaggagaaatacttcgtgccgcgaaaagtacgtgaggctatagaaatcagccgtcacccgaatttcaatagagatcgtggatggacactgccaccagcgtggaaaccagcactgaatgctgcgttatgtcatacgaagccaagcctggaaagcgacgcggtcagcatagtatgcactgactcagccagtacgggagcacggacgatgccaatgacgacagcagaccccccacccgcgccaccggcgtcgccggccccaccgccgctcacggcgcgggcgcgacgctacgcagcgagatgcgcggccgctgacgtcagttcgactcgcgatcccgccgcgtctgctcatgattaaggactccggttgggtccgaaactagtcgggctaccccgataaatacgcgtgagtaaaccgttacatcatttaataatgaatcagt
This is a stretch of genomic DNA from Trichoplusia ni isolate ovarian cell line Hi5 chromosome 6, tn1, whole genome shotgun sequence. It encodes these proteins:
- the LOC113495139 gene encoding uncharacterized protein LOC113495139, whose product is MVGDTSVYCKVSYNPTSRVTTKINKLLHIIGDKELVAQLRPLNPTPPKIYGLPKIHKSNWPLRPIVSQIDAPTYKLSRHLATLLQPYTGKTSSYVRDSRHFVELLEGIQLQDTDIMVSFDITSLFTNVPVDEVIRIITTLLGGTTLPTGYVESITYCLKSGYFLWRGDFYLQIDGVAMGSPLAPVVANIFMEWFEEKALDSANVKPRYWWRYVDDIFAVVARDALKDLTSHQNRVHAKIEVTIEEEKEGKLPFLDVLVIREPNGRVTHTVYRKPTHTDRYLRADSHHHPSHLSSVPRTLLNRALALCDHEYVNAELRHIQALNRQLDQSRIMYDQETAILQEQLESRECTLQDIFHKYEASQKELSERMVEAGSLTNNLCCACSCSPPTASVKPQSAEPVPVLTKPALKKIN